DNA sequence from the Parambassis ranga chromosome 1, fParRan2.1, whole genome shotgun sequence genome:
aaaaagtgtttgtgtgactccACCCCAAAGTACAGGGTGGATCCCAAGCCTCAAAATACTCTGCGTTGTTTAGAGGAAGGACATACCAACTACCCAGATAGCACTCACTCCTCTTTCACTTCGTAGGAACTTATGATTGATTTGATTATgtacgcatgcacacacaccatagCGTGGCTTTGGTATGTAAAATTGATGCCTATCTTAGACAAAGGCTCTTCTGAGGAATCATTCTTTTTGTACAACATAGATAGATCTACACACGTTACCATATAAGACAAAGTTTTTGTGTCAATTGACATGAACATTTATGTCAGAGACTTTGCAAGACATACTGAAACCAGCAGTCTCTATGCAAACTTACAGCTTTCACTGTTTCAACAAAACATTAGCAAAAGCTTGCAGGTGTGAAAACTGCAGAGACACATTTGAGCATGAGGGAACTCTTCATTATCCTCACTTAATGctaaaagttacaggtctgtatATGTCTAATTTTAACAGAAAGATaattacacacaaatatacacacactcttccacAAAGTGGCACGATCCACTCCCTGAGTAAACAACTCAGTCAGAACCAGGTTGgagtgaaaaaacacacacacacactcacaacatgCAAAGTGGGTCAACAAGGCTGGCGCTTTCCTCTGgcgctgtctgtgtgtggactgtCAACATGACCTTGAGACGCCGCCACCTCCtgcaacacgcacacacaaccgACACACCCATGACCTCATAGATGTAAGTCCACACAAGTATACACCCAATTAAGACAGCACAATGCTAAATGTGGGGTGCaaatttcattcattctgaaGACAGATTTCTTCCCTGCTGTTTACTTGTTTGATATGAAATGCACACTGAACGTACACAGACATGTCTTATCATCATTAATCTGTTGTCATCATGGCATTTACTGGGAGCGTGGATGCACTTGTTGGATACAATATCCACCACTGAATCCAGAGGGATGGGTAGAGGAATTAATGAAATATTTGTTGCACGATAACATTTTTGAGACAGCATGAGGGGGGTTACTATGTGGGAAAGCTTGGAGCTGTAATATGTACTGCAGGATTTAGAAATAGTAAACTTTGGCATCCCCAAGTGGTAACAACCATGGCCAACAGCAGTTCCATGTTTTAGCATACCAACAAATATACTACTGTTCAAAGTGCCTGTCATAAAGCTTCAAGTGTTGGTATCTTTCTGGTATGCCATTTCACGTATATACAACTTAGTTGTATAAGGAAAAGATGATGCTTTAGGGTATAATGAAACATAATAGAGGAAATGTATAACTTAAAGACAATACAATATGTGTGGACATGTTTTTACAGGAGCATAATTTTGATCATAAATTTTCTGAAAGGAACTGTTAGGCGTTACTGTGTGACCAAGCCAACTATCTCAACTGTCAACACTTCTTCTGTTACATGCACACAGTACATATAATTAACAGAACATAGGATCCAAAGACTTGCAAGCACAAGCGTGACTCACAGGTCTTTACAGGCTGacaaacaaaaatgtctgtCAACATATAGCAAGATAGGTGATTGATATTTCACGTATTCAAGGTCAAAGCAATACCTTTATATGAAATACTGCTTATATCCCATCACACCTGCAAATTGTTTAACAGAACTGTCAACTTTCTTGCTACTTGCTCAAGATGTTCTGGATTTGGTCTCAATGACAagatgctgaagatgaacaataacATACTGGGTCTGCTTCATTATCTAAACATATTTTATACATTGTTGATTTAAAATTAAAAGAGTTCAATAAATTAACAGTAGATGTCATACTGGTCCCCACAACACCCAGTACTGCAGCAAACAGCATTTTTCAAGTACTGATCTTTTTTTTACCCCCACAGTAACCACAGCATTATAAAGAACAAAATGCAAGAAAGGACATGATAATCAGTGTTTCAACCATCATATGACCCATTGTGGTGATAAAGTTCCTACAGGAGATAGAGCCACAGTCAAGTGATTTGTTATCGCTCCTTACCCCTCCCATTCTAACAGCATCACACTGAATGAAAAAAGTGACACTCAGTGGAAAGGCTTTGTCACTGCACATATGTAGTAGTAAGCTATTTTAATAATAGCAGAATTTGTTTTAATGGAAGATGTTTTTAACTGTTAGCCACTCAAAAAACGTGTACCTAGAAGAATTGTggctattttattttatgactAACAATACAATTACAAACTCAAAGGCAATGCCTTTGTCAATGAGTTACAACTTAAGCATGAGCTTGTCAGTTCTTACCATTGGCGTCTGTGCCTTTCTGAGGTGTTGCAACCCGCAGGAAAATCTGCTGTCTCCATGAGTGGCGGTGGCTGCGCAGAGGGCTTTCTCCTACCCTACATGCTGCATTTGGTGCAGTGAGTGCTGCTACATCcctaaaaacacatacacagacacacacaaagatgcatAAATATTCACATGTAGAGATTACTGCACTCCAGACTCTAAGGTACTATATTTAGTGTACATGTATAGGTACCTGTTCTTTAGTTCAGGACACTCATTCTCTTGGACAGGGGCCAAAAATTGAAATTTCAGAAAATTagggacagaggaagaggagtggagACGAGCTCGCAGACCACCCAGAGGACTGAGATGGGGGTGATGAAAGGATGCAAAGAAAGAATACTTAATGGATATAAAGAGAAACATTCATACAGAGACATGTTGTTTAGAACAACATTTTTGAATGTCTGATATGGTTATGATTTTGTTGCACAATGGTGAAAATAGCTGAGACGTTTCTCTGTGTGAATGGGCACTTGACTCACAATACAATGATAGACAAAACCAAGAAAAGGAAAATGTAATAACAGCACATAAGACAGAGAAAGGAGATACTGcatgaagtgaaataaaaagcAGACTCTCACCTTCTTTTATTGAGCCGGGCTCCAGTAGAGGGTGAGGAAGGGTGATGAATAAGGAGAGGAGAGTAGGATGAAGTGCaaggagaaacaggaggaaggGAAGAGTTGGTTGGGATATTTCTGAGAGTCAGCACCAACACACAAagaatgagaaaaagaaaaaaaacattgcagtCACAGAGCAATGTACATAAACAGAAAAGTGGTGAAGAGAAATGGCATCTCTAGTTTATGACAAGAAGCAGAAAAGTTTGCAGTAGGCTGAGAAAAGGACAGGAGATTAAGATTGAAAAAATGTTTATTCGTTCCAAGATGGAGACCCGCTGTCCGGATAAGATCGCAAATCCTTTTGACAATCACTTTGTTGTTAGTTCTCCATTCCCCATATATTCATATGACTTCTGAAACACCTGTGAAATGCTGTCGCAGACATGAGTCTGAAACTAACTACAAACAATACTGCAAATACCAAACAGGTTACACTTTCTATTTCTTTATCACACTTGCTTGTCTTTCTTCAAAATCCCTCAGAATGAATAAATTCAATCTCTTGTACCTATTGAAATATATAACCAAGCAACACTTAGCACTCCTGAGAATTTAACTGTTCAGCTGCCATTGGCTATGCTTTTTCCCCCACAGAGGTGCAACATCCTTTGCAACTTTTGTGCATCTGGTAAAATCAGTGATAAACAAAAAAGCCCTGACAATGACCATGAAGGCTGGAATACTACATAAGGAATGATTACCAGATATTCTACCAATGTCTCATGgcagagatttttttccccacacaagAGACATTTACTGCACACAAGCAATATAATAGCACACTCTCAATCATCTACATACACTCTCTACTCACTTGCTCTGGTGTGGAGTGTCTGTGCTGACAGAGTAGTGTCGTACGAGCTTGGGCTTGGTTGCTGCAGTGGAGTCCGGTGGCGTGTGAGTCAATATGTGCACAGGGGAGTACTCATCTACAGAAGAAGTGGTTGGGGGGTGACTAAAGGTGCTGGCCCGTCTCCGGAACCCCTGTGGGTGTACCTCACCAggtaaagaggaggaagaaggtgaCCAAGGCAGAGAGGTGTCAAGGTGCTTCAGGTCTCCTGTTGAATTGTGACACCTTAAGAGATGAAGGGGAagactgtgaggagaaaataCTTTAGGATGCAACAACAGCATTGTTCAAGTCAAACAAGTACAGCTGCTCTGACCTTTAAAGCGGTGACTGCTCTGACCTAAAATGAGTCAGTAGATGAGTGCTCAGCTCTGTTTACCTGAGTGGACTGGTGGGTCGTACATCTAGACGGGGCTGATCCTGACTGCTGTTGACAGTACCAAAGGAGGAGCTGCTCTCAATTCCCTCACTGTTCTCCCTCTGAACTCTGGCCTTGCTGCTCCCCTGCCAAAAACATATCAAAGTTACAGAATGGTTTTTacatgtgcacaaaaacaaggcACTGAGTTATGGACCTCTGCCCAATCCCAAATCGATTTAAAAAATAGGataaaggaaaacacaacataaatacaaagcaaaaaaaataaaaaactggacaatacacagatttttttagCTAAAAATAACATTAACATTCATGCAGTGGAAAAAACTTTGTTCTGTTCAAAATAAGTAATTTGCCTGTAAGGCCATTTTACATACAACTATATATAAGTGCAACAGTATTGATACCTTCCAAATCCCCTCCAGAGACTCGGTGAGAGAGCGTTTTGCTCGACTCTTGAACTGCTCAAGTCTCTGCCGACTGGTACTCTGCTGCTGAGCCTCCGCAGGTGCTGGAGCAGCATCCTCACACACCTACAAACACATTGATACAGAGAGCATCAGTGAGTGAAAGAGTGAGAGGTCCTTCATATTTATAGAATGACAGCTAGTAATGTGCAAGTGAAGGAGATTTTTTCAGTTATTTCCTTAGGGAATCTGTCCCAAAAAATGCAGTTAAGAGAGAGCTGGTGTGAACAGTACCTGTTTGTTCTCTCCAGGCAGAGTGTGCTGATggcttctctgcctctcttcatACAGGTTTCTTAAAGAGGCCATTACCAACTCATTCTCTTCCTGATCGCTCTTAGGACGAgccctctgcacacacaaacataaaataaaaatttgttATGTTTTCATATTTGAATTTTTCACTCGAAAATAACGGCACTGTCCTATCAGAGACCCTTTGTATCCCttttgcagcagcaggaaaaatGGTAAAAAGCAGTTAACAGGTACATAAAAATCTGTGGTATGCTCTGCTGCAGTTAGGCTATGCCACCACCAGATGTCAGCTGTGTCATAGATATTTTGTGACCGCATTCCCCTCACATTCTTCTAATTCTCATGACATGTCTTTAACTGCACAGCAAATGTTGTCAGTAGATCCAAAGACTACCAAGCGTTAAAAAGTGCTTAATTAAAACAGTTCTATAAAGACAGAtgagtgtgtgactgtaaatccctaagggaaaaaaaaccttccaCATTGATGTCATGTCAGTCTTTATGAACTGACTCCtctttacatgcacacacagaacagaatcATTACCATAGTGTTCTCAAAGACTGAAGCTTGTTCCTGATTATCCAGAGTGGCCATGTGTCTCTGAAGCTCCAGTTTGGTTTTAGATGGATGCAGACCTGAAAACATGgaaacacagaataaaacattgtAAAGGCTGATCCCTGTTTCCCCAATTTGTAGTGTCTATAAGTGATTTTTCTACCTTCAATCCTCTCACACAGTCTGTGAAACTGCTGCATGGGACAGTTCTCACACTGCTGGCTCTGGGTCTTGGTGCTCTGCTGCAGTGCTGCCATGGAAAATGCCTGCTTCAGAGTCAGCATGATCTCATCCAcctacagaacaaaataaaatagttGTTATAATATATGAATTGTACCAAGAATTGTATTTTCAATTAAAAATCCCCCCATGAGGAAGTAGCAGGCTTTTTCCCaagacatacacaaacagaccaGCTGGCACAGCATGACTCAGTGGAGCACAGATGCACTGAGTAATAGATCCTATGATTTTGAGCTGCATTTATTCTGAACTGATAGCGAGAACAGCCCCTGTGAGAAGTATCTGCCTCATACTTTGTGGCAATGGTATTTAAATCCAAAGAAACCTGTGAGTTTTTAAGCAGATCAAACATTAAGACTAAATGGGAAGCACTtgcatggaaaaaaagaaaattaccAGTTAATGAAAATATACATCACGCTATACTATgtattttgtttacatttaactATATAACTGTAACCGTTGAAGTCAGTGTTTCCACTCAACACATTTACTGTGTGGTACACTCCTTTCTGATAATAAACATTTATCATTATGATACAAAAAATCTGATGTCTATTCTATAGGGAGTAAAAAACATCATCTCACCAGCGATTCATCAGTGCACTGGAAAACATAGCACACAAAGTGGCAGTTTCCTCCTTCCACTGTCTCCCTGCAGATGAACCCAAAATGATCCACGTGACGAATACCCTGGAAAGAGAGTACCACtagtttttaaaaatcacacacTGGCTTCTAATGTAGATGTTTTTTAAAGACTGAGTGCTTCATACCTGTGAGCAGAAAGAGATTTCTCTGAAACTCTTCTCTATGGCAACTTTCTTAGTGTCTGGACTAACCAAGAAGATCTGAGACCTTCCcacctacagaaaaaaaacagttagatgtgttgttgtatgtttgtatgtgatgATGTAGTTTCTCTGTAGTATGAGCCTCaaaatgtaaagtttgtggtctAACCACAATTATGAATGTCTCAGACAAATTTACTATGCACTAACGTGTCTCAGCAGTATTTTATCTGTGccttcaaaaagaaaaaaaaaaacatgtaacaaAGATGAGGTCAGTCTTGCAGCTGCAGGATGTATCATCAGTATCAGTAATGTGTCAGTATCTGCTGAGGGGACAGCAACAGGCCCTGGTGGTTCCTGTGCCAATAATGACCTATTTCCTGTCTGGAATACATGCAGGAAAAAAGCCAAAGGTCACCGAGGTCAAGTATAGATCAATCAGGGAAGTGTGACTAGATTTATGTTACCAGTAGTCAgcatttgctgctgctgagtcattATTATCAGGATTATTTTTGTTCTCTTTATCCTTTGCAAGAGACTGGCAAGTTTTATTGGCGAGTATTTATGGAATCAGCAACAGCACCTAATTGCAAACTCTATGTGTGTACCTTAAAAGATCATAATCCAAACAGAAATGGGGTTATGAACACACATATATGGCAATGTCAGCCCAGTGCCTTAGtattgtgagtgtgtatgtgcagccaTGGAATTTACCGTAAATAACATGGTCCTGTTCTCTTGCAGGCTTGTGGGCTGTACTTTAGCAGAGGGGGTGAGAAGATCAGTAGTGTTGGTGTTAGAAATCTCAGGTGAAAGTCCATTTTCATCTAGGCCCTGCAGGGAGGGGAAGCTGAAGTCTCGCTTGAACAGAAAAGGCCGTCTCCCAGTGGTGGGACTCCCTGTAGCACCATTCCCAATGCCACTGCTTCCCAGTCCATTGGACTGGAAGGTTAATGCCCTCCTCAGCCCTCCTACCAACCCTCCTTTATCAGTAGACCCTGAGCCATGCAGCTGGCTAAACTTCTCGATGCACTCATCTATAAGGGCAGGTGGGGCCTTCTTGTGAGCGACACTCACACGGCCGCAAAATAGTACCTCAAACTTTTTGGCAAAGGCTGTTGGAGACACAACAGTGGGTCCTATGGAGGTTGTTGTAatggagagagaagaaaaacatgtttcagAGGAATCACTGCCTGTAGAACCGGTGGAGGTTTTGCTGGAATCTGTGGTGATGTCATCGTTGCGTGCAGAGGTTTTACCAGCCTGCCTCAACGTACTGATGATCTCAGGGACCTGGAGAGATAGCAAGCAAGTGTTCAAAACTTCTGTAAAGATGCACTTTGTAACTGCATGTCATTTTGCAGGGCAATCTGTGGTCATACATTATACAAGTGAGGAAAACAAGTGTGGTAGAAAACTGAGTGGCCCTGGGTAAATATGATTGCACTTAGTCCATCCAATGAACCATTATGCAGGCCCTCTCCTTTTTTAATGCCACATCTGATTACACTGTCTTTGTCTAAAAATGAACTTATAACTTCACTTGATGTCATAAACTTCACTAAAACATCAGATACCTTCGTAAAACAACCATTATTGTTTCAGCATCCTGAAACGAAAGTGGACACTAAAATAACCACTAAATACTAACTGCACAGAACCTGATGTCTCTGTGTATCAATGTGAACCATGGCACACCTTACTGTGAA
Encoded proteins:
- the tbc1d1 gene encoding TBC1 domain family member 1 isoform X3, yielding MADGMKARLQRLNLFNVKQEQKDVPEIISTLRQAGKTSARNDDITTDSSKTSTGSTGSDSSETCFSSLSITTTSIGPTVVSPTAFAKKFEVLFCGRVSVAHKKAPPALIDECIEKFSQLHGSGSTDKGGLVGGLRRALTFQSNGLGSSGIGNGATGSPTTGRRPFLFKRDFSFPSLQGLDENGLSPEISNTNTTDLLTPSAKVQPTSLQENRTMLFTVGRSQIFLVSPDTKKVAIEKSFREISFCSQGIRHVDHFGFICRETVEGGNCHFVCYVFQCTDESLVDEIMLTLKQAFSMAALQQSTKTQSQQCENCPMQQFHRLCERIEGLHPSKTKLELQRHMATLDNQEQASVFENTMRARPKSDQEENELVMASLRNLYEERQRSHQHTLPGENKQVCEDAAPAPAEAQQQSTSRQRLEQFKSRAKRSLTESLEGIWKGSSKARVQRENSEGIESSSSFGTVNSSQDQPRLDVRPTSPLRCHNSTGDLKHLDTSLPWSPSSSSLPGEVHPQGFRRRASTFSHPPTTSSVDEYSPVHILTHTPPDSTAATKPKLVRHYSVSTDTPHQSKNIPTNSSLPPVSPCTSSYSPLLIHHPSSPSTGARLNKRSPLGGLRARLHSSSSVPNFLKFQFLAPVQENECPELKNRDVAALTAPNAACRVGESPLRSHRHSWRQQIFLRVATPQKGTDANERGDACLDGGLMCVGQMAAGGNGDSSMRAVPEERAKRSKGELRELWRKAILQQILLQRMERENQKLQASESDLQNKRLKLDYEEITPCLKEVTLVWEKMLGTPGRAKVKFDTETIHAAVAQGVPRQHRGEIWKFLSEQYLLRQTVPSRPPSNHTPYKELLKQLTSQQHAILIDLGRTFPTHPYFQAQLGAGQLSLYNILKAYSLLDPEVGYCQGLSFIAGVLLLHMGEEDAFNMLKFLMYDVGLRKQYRPDMIILQIQMYQLSRLLHDYHRDLYSHLEQQEIGPSLYATPWFLTAFASHFPLGFVARVFDMLFLQGSEVIFKVALSLLGSHKPLILQHDSLESIVDFIKTTLPNLGLVQMEKTINQVCEMDVSKQLQAYEVEYHVLQDELLDTPPTLNQHQRAAQLERTNQSLRQQNLDLLEELQVSHARVCSLESRVETLVQSEGRLKEQVSTLEEERKQLVSTVSLLQDLLTSLGIRTTADGLTLPLPTEAHAVTERRVDNRTGDCLSQPLVLPKGS